The segment GGCTGCTCGTCGTCACGGCCTCGTCCAAGACCGGCCAGGAGCTGTCCCGTTCGGGTCGTGGTGTCGCCGTCAGTTCATTGGTGAGTGCCGGCGAGGAGAGCGTCGATCTCTTCGGCAAGGGTGGTGATGTTGACTGTCTGGGTGGTGTCGACAATCAAAGCGTGCCTGCCCAGTCCGAGCGGTCCTGGGTAGGCGGCCCAGACCGCGACGCGGTCGCAGATCTCCTCGCGGGTGAGATCCTGGTCGAGGTGGCCGCGGTGGCGTTTGCGTGTCCGGAACCGTTCAGCGACAAGTTCGGTATCGCAGTCGCAGAACACCTCGACCAGCTGGGCGTCGAGTTGGTGGAGTCGGGCGGGGGCGGTGTCGCGGTGCCACCAGTTGACGAGGACTGCTCGCCCGGCGTCGGCAGCGAGCGCGAACAGGATGTCGTCGCTGGCCCGGCTCAGTCGGTAGCGCCATGGCTGATCGCCGATGCCGAGGGATTCGTAGAGCGATTCCAGGATCACGTCTTTGTCGATGACCGGCAGGCCGAGTTCCACGGCGAGCCTGCGGGCCAGGGTGCTCTTGCCGCTGGCCGGCAGACCGGAGACGATCACGAAGGCGTTGTCGGTCACCACGTCAGTGTGTCGCAGCCCGATTTCCGCGCTGCCCGCAGGGTGAGGCCGACGCTGCGTCCTGCTCAGGCCGCTGTTGGCAGGGGTCTGCCGCCCCAGCGGATGGCTTTCTCGCTGCGGATGCGGGCGTGTTCGCGTCGCTGGGCGGCCAGGACGTCGGGGTGGCGGGCGTTGTTGTTGCGCCAGCGCAGGTAGGCGTGCAGGGCACGGATCTGGACGGTGTGGTTGGGGTGGTGGGAGTTGGCGAGGGTGAACTGCCGCAGGGGTCCGAAGTGGGCCTCGATGGGGTTGGCCCAGGACGCGTAGGTCGGGGTGAAGCACAGCTCGACCGTGTTCTTGACTGCCCACCGTTTCATCCGCCAGTTCGTGTGGGCGGAGAGGTTGTCGAGGATCACGTAGATCGGGGCGCCGTCCGGACGGGCCGCCCGGATCGTTCGCATGGCCGCCCAGGTGTGGTCGATGCCCTTACGTCTATGGTTGACGCCCCACATCTGGTCGTCCCCGACGGAGTAGCAGCCGTGGAAGTAGGTGATCCCGCGGGGTGCGGCGGAACGTCGCCGGCAGCCGGTCGGGGCGGCCTCGCTCGGCCCAGCAGGAGCCGGCGGTCGGGCGGATGCCCAGCGGCCCGAACTCGTCGAAGGCGAACGTGCGGTCGGTCCGCTCGTTGATCGCGTACTCGATGCAGGCGAGCTTGACGTCGAAGTCCGGGTCCGGAGACTCCTTCCAGGTCTTCCTGCGCTGGAAGGAGATCCCGCGGCGGGCCAGTAAGCAGCGCTGGGCCTCCCGGCCGATCCGGACGGGCCGGGCTATGTTCCTGCGCAGGTGATCGGCGAGCTTGCGGATCGACCAGCGGGTGAAGGGCTGGCCAAGGTTCGTCGGCCGGGTGGTGGCCGTCTGAACGACAAAGTCCTCGTCGTCACGGTTGAGCAGGCGGGGACGGCCTCCCGCCCACCGAGGGTCCAGGCATGCAAGCCCGATCTCGTTGAACTTGTGGATCACGTCACGCACGGTGTCCTCGTCCGCCTGCACCAGCCGCGCGATCACTGGGACCGTGCTGCCGCCGGCCGAGGCCAGCAGCATCATCGCCCGCCGGAACCGCACCGAGCTGGTACTGCCCCGCCGCACGACCTGCTGCAGTTTCTGCCCTTCCTGCTCGGTCAGCCCACGGACCTTGACCGGATGCGCCACCCTGCCTCCCCACGATGGTTGGAAGCGTCGTCACTTCCAACCAGCACAACGAGCGACCCGGTGAACGTTCACGGTCACAGCATTAGCCGCGGAGGCGGACCAAACGCCGAGATCGCGACCAGCGCCCTCGATGCGGCCGCTGAGCAGCGTGTCTTCGACCAGATCCATCGGCTCGCCGACAAGGGCCAGACCACCGTCCTGATCACCGACGCCCTCGCCGGCCACGTCACCAACACGGCCAAGGCCACCGGCACCGACCCCGACGGCTCCGCTGTCGAGAGCCCCTCGGTCCGGCTCCGTATCCCCGCCGTCTGCCCGCCCGACGGTTACGGCTACGGCGGCTGCAAGAACGGTGATCACGGCTACGGCGACAACGGCTACGGCGACAACCGCGACAAGACTGGGAGGCGGCCCGGGAACGAGGCCGCGCGCTGACTGACCCAGATGTGACACGGGACCGGATCGGCCGCCGAGCGGCCGATCCGGTCCCTTCGTACAGGCAGGTATCGCACGTGCGGGCTCTTGCCTGCGCCTTGGTGCCGGTGCCGGTGCCGGTCAGCAGCTGCTGGCAGCGTCAGAGAGCCGAACGGAAAGCGGGCAGGTATCCGCCCGACTGCCCGGTGGCCTTCGGGTGGTAGGAGTTGTACAGCGGGACGGACAGGCTGTGCAGCCAGGAGTCCGCGGAGCAGATCTCATGGCCCGTGAACTCGTCGACGACGCTGGAGAAGGTGAAGCCCGCGTTCGCGGCCTGCTTCGCCAGAACGCCGTTGAGGGTGTCGGAACCCCGGTTGATGGCCGCTCGCTCGGTCTCGCTGAGTCCGGCGATGCAGCTCCCGGACAGCTGGTAGAACCGGGGGTACCCGAGAACCACCACGCGCGCCTGGGGTGCGCGGCTGCGGATGTCCCCG is part of the Streptomyces sp. NBC_00250 genome and harbors:
- a CDS encoding AAA family ATPase; the encoded protein is MTDNAFVIVSGLPASGKSTLARRLAVELGLPVIDKDVILESLYESLGIGDQPWRYRLSRASDDILFALAADAGRAVLVNWWHRDTAPARLHQLDAQLVEVFCDCDTELVAERFRTRKRHRGHLDQDLTREEICDRVAVWAAYPGPLGLGRHALIVDTTQTVNITTLAEEIDALLAGTHQ